AACCCATCGCTGTTACTGCTGGATGAGCCCACTACCGCGCTGGATGTTACCGTAGAGGCCGGCATCGTCAAACTGGTGGCCGATATCAGCAAGAAGTTCGGCACTTCGCAGATCTATATCTCCCATAACCTGGGGCTCATTCTGGAAACCTGTGATCGGGTATTCGTGATGTATTCCGGTGAAGTCGTCGAAGAAGGAACCATTGACTCGCTGTTTACCTGGCCAAGGCATCCATATACCCATGGGCTTTTTGCATGCATTCCGCTGCCGACAGCTGACAAGAATGCTGCTCCGTTGAAACCGATTCGCGGCCAGCTCCCACTGCCTTTCGAACGGCCCCAGGGCTGTTATTACCATCCGCGCTGTGATCATTTTAAGCCCGGGTTGTGTGACCAGGAACATATCTCCATGGAGCATGTTGTCGATAGCGCCGCCGACCACCGCGTGCGATGCTTACGCTATAAGGAAATCGATCATCACTTAGAGGCGCCGGGTGGTGAAGCCAAAGAAGCGCTTGAACTCGGTAAACGGGTGCTTGAAGTCGATCACATGAAGAAGTACTACGAGGTTCGTGACAGCTCGCTGCGGGCCCTGATTAGCGGCAAGCGCGTTCGTTATGTCAAGGCAAATGAGGAGTTGAACTTTACTGCCAGGGAGGGTGAAACCGTCGCCATCGTCGGCGAATCCGGCTGCGGTAAATCAACATTTGCCAAAGTGCTGATGGGTTTGGAGAAAGGTACTGACGGCGAGGTGCGTCACAGAGACAAAGATCTTTCGGAAATAGCCGTTCGGGACCGCAGCGCAAAACAGATCGGTTCGCTGCAGATGGTATTTCAAAATCCGTTTGACACCTTGAACCCCAGCCACAGCATTGGTGGCCAGATATCACGGGTGATCAAGAAATTTGGCGTCGAGAAGGATAAAAAGAAAATTTTTGATCGCGTCATGACCCTGCTGGATACGGTCAAACTGCCCAGGGATTTTTATTTCCGAAAACCCCGGCAGCTGTCGGGCGGTCAGAAGCAGCGTATCGGTATCGCCCGGGCATTTGCCGGAAACCCAAGTATGGTCATCGCCGATGAGCCGGTTTCTGCCCTGGACGTTTCAGTGGCGGCGGCTGTAACCGAACTGCTGATGGAAATTCAGCGCGAACAAAAAACCACGCTGCTTTTCATCAGCCATGATCTGAGTGTCGTGCGCTACCTGTCGGATCGCATTGTCGTTATGTATCTTGGTCATATACTTGAAAGAGGCACTACGGAGGAGATTTTCGCGCCACCCTATTCCCCGTATACTGAGGCACTGTTATCGGCGGTGCCGATAGCCGATCCTGAAGTGACCAAGCGTGAGATCGTACTGGAGGGAAACCTGCCCAGCGCCATGAATCCGCCCAAGGGCTGCCCTTTTTGCACCCGCTGCCATCGGAAAATCGGCGATATTTGTGATAATGATCCGCCGCCGGAGCAAGTTGTGACGGATCGGCACGTCATCAAATGTCATATTCCAATTGAAGAGTTGAAAAAGGTGGAGCCCGTCATCCATGTGCCGGATGACTCCGAACGGATCCACGCGCGGCATTGAAGATCAACGGGGTCATTTTACGATCATTTTC
The nucleotide sequence above comes from Desulfobacterales bacterium. Encoded proteins:
- a CDS encoding ABC transporter ATP-binding protein — its product is MNDDQAPVLICKDLSISYYTRAGEIPAVVDFSLTVLPGETIGIVGESGCGKSTVAMAVMQYMGGNGGIKSGSITFKGRDLNQMSESELRRIRGSEIAMIYQEPFASLNPSLKISTQLMEVPLAHENISKDEARQRSVQMLADVKLPDPERIMDSYPHQLSGGQQQRVVIAMGLLSNPSLLLLDEPTTALDVTVEAGIVKLVADISKKFGTSQIYISHNLGLILETCDRVFVMYSGEVVEEGTIDSLFTWPRHPYTHGLFACIPLPTADKNAAPLKPIRGQLPLPFERPQGCYYHPRCDHFKPGLCDQEHISMEHVVDSAADHRVRCLRYKEIDHHLEAPGGEAKEALELGKRVLEVDHMKKYYEVRDSSLRALISGKRVRYVKANEELNFTAREGETVAIVGESGCGKSTFAKVLMGLEKGTDGEVRHRDKDLSEIAVRDRSAKQIGSLQMVFQNPFDTLNPSHSIGGQISRVIKKFGVEKDKKKIFDRVMTLLDTVKLPRDFYFRKPRQLSGGQKQRIGIARAFAGNPSMVIADEPVSALDVSVAAAVTELLMEIQREQKTTLLFISHDLSVVRYLSDRIVVMYLGHILERGTTEEIFAPPYSPYTEALLSAVPIADPEVTKREIVLEGNLPSAMNPPKGCPFCTRCHRKIGDICDNDPPPEQVVTDRHVIKCHIPIEELKKVEPVIHVPDDSERIHARH